The following coding sequences lie in one Methanobacterium alcaliphilum genomic window:
- a CDS encoding DUF2180 family protein, whose protein sequence is MKCYICNEEGKDSDAVAICIVCGMGLCSKHVIREETEVWTGGYPLPEEKVEHTLPRILCKYCYNVVKKS, encoded by the coding sequence ATGAAATGTTATATATGTAATGAAGAAGGTAAGGATTCAGATGCGGTGGCCATATGCATCGTTTGTGGAATGGGGTTATGCTCAAAACATGTTATTCGAGAAGAAACAGAGGTCTGGACTGGGGGTTATCCTTTACCAGAAGAAAAAGTGGAACACACATTACCGCGAATTCTTTGTAAATACTGTTATAATGTAGTTAAAAAGAGTTGA
- a CDS encoding DUF2193 domain-containing protein: MSEIYEKMVKEAVSAQKADVNTIKNKRGSNFRIEDTKPYLDVVKNMEAIGDQSKSVINLHIDSVNAHYEILKSLTNTIRPEDDPFVEHYQTPVILDILRQEDSSFNKSLDTFIEAIGNAESLIGREVVRRYGGFYGPTCVVDFALMPGSTSNIINRILKTTDIPQMHKQAILSAKSWGMNTSYGIGEVFAQEIEKDTTVSLAVEKEIEMIKKVYQEPINAQAELMDGAGHESFDVRKYMSQYKKKMFKTVKEAMDDEVHYGNILTVPAYCVGDISHHISQSTFNMCKDDVTMAIIEATTDVIDNTLNSALKEFKSEYEILSLATGASACAVEYMLELDGFNAPMVVDLLTKKFHNYVQLYPDRGAAAELHNSDFMDMIYRGWKYLDEARKLKNGSSELLEPKVNRFRVDLNPVHENEVIMNPQRYTYPACAITVRFSSLMRLADYPCLLTSEPVTATLMTNIIALHKESAASPARTCKNCAAASLIDFRHHHCQWKEAV; this comes from the coding sequence ATGTCTGAAATATATGAAAAAATGGTTAAAGAAGCTGTATCAGCTCAAAAAGCAGATGTAAATACCATAAAAAACAAAAGAGGTTCTAATTTCCGAATAGAGGATACTAAACCTTATCTTGATGTGGTAAAAAATATGGAAGCCATTGGTGACCAGAGCAAATCTGTAATTAACCTTCACATAGATTCAGTAAATGCCCACTATGAGATTTTGAAAAGTTTAACCAACACTATTAGGCCTGAAGACGACCCATTTGTAGAACATTATCAAACCCCTGTTATACTTGATATATTACGCCAGGAAGACTCCAGTTTCAATAAAAGTCTGGATACATTTATTGAAGCAATTGGAAATGCAGAATCCCTTATTGGTCGCGAGGTTGTAAGAAGATATGGTGGATTCTACGGCCCAACTTGTGTTGTTGACTTTGCTTTAATGCCAGGAAGTACTAGCAATATTATTAATAGGATTTTAAAAACTACAGACATTCCCCAAATGCACAAACAAGCAATATTATCTGCTAAATCCTGGGGTATGAATACATCGTATGGTATTGGGGAAGTATTTGCTCAGGAAATAGAAAAAGACACAACAGTATCTCTTGCAGTGGAAAAAGAAATAGAGATGATAAAAAAAGTTTACCAGGAGCCCATAAATGCTCAGGCTGAATTAATGGATGGTGCTGGACACGAATCGTTTGATGTCCGTAAGTACATGTCGCAATATAAAAAAAAGATGTTTAAAACAGTTAAAGAAGCCATGGATGACGAGGTACATTATGGAAATATTCTCACTGTACCTGCCTATTGTGTAGGTGATATATCTCACCACATCTCTCAATCCACTTTCAATATGTGTAAAGATGATGTTACCATGGCCATAATTGAAGCTACAACAGATGTAATTGATAATACATTAAACTCAGCATTAAAAGAATTTAAAAGTGAATATGAAATTTTATCACTGGCAACAGGTGCTTCAGCATGTGCTGTGGAATACATGCTTGAATTAGATGGATTTAATGCCCCTATGGTTGTAGATCTTCTCACTAAGAAGTTCCATAATTATGTACAGCTCTACCCTGATAGGGGAGCTGCAGCTGAACTGCACAACAGTGATTTCATGGATATGATTTATAGGGGATGGAAATATCTCGACGAAGCTAGAAAACTGAAAAATGGTTCATCTGAACTATTAGAACCAAAAGTCAACCGATTCCGTGTAGACTTAAATCCAGTACATGAAAATGAAGTTATAATGAATCCTCAAAGGTACACATATCCTGCTTGCGCCATCACCGTAAGATTCTCATCTCTTATGAGATTAGCTGATTACCCCTGCCTTTTAACCAGTGAACCAGTTACTGCTACGCTGATGACTAATATTATTGCACTACACAAAGAAAGTGCAGCATCACCAGCCAGAACTTGTAAAAATTGTGCAGCTGCAAGTTTAATTGATTTCAGGCACCATCACTGTCAATGGAAAGAGGCAGTATAA
- the acs gene encoding acetate--CoA ligase gives MVKDTSVLLEEKRVFKANYRIVEEAHVKNWEAEIEKGKDPVSYWAEKAEQFEWFKKWDKVLDESKKPFYKWFTKGKINLSYNAVDRWVSSDKRNQVAVLYANEHGEERKLTYYELYREVNKMANALKNLGVKKGDTVSMYLPMCTELLVSMLACTRIGAVHSVVYSGLSVGAFVERMNDANAKVLITADGTYRRGKIIDLKKIADEALLQCPTIETVVVVKHTGNPIKISELSGREIFYETLIDGESDDCPVEEMDAEDPLFILYTSGSTGKPKGVLHTTAGYMVGVATTLKNIFDIHNGDLWWCTGDVGWITGHSYSIYGPLLLGTTTLIYEGAPDYPDPGAWWNIVEKYGVTKFYTAPTAIRHLMRYGSKYPNLYNLSSLKIMGSVGEPMNPEAWMWLYNKVGKTKIPIMDTWWQTETGMHMISPLPISPLKPGTPTLPIPGVDADVVDENGNSVPLGKGGYLVIKKPWPAMFRTLYKDEERFVDSYWKEIPGGVYNAGDIARKDEDGYIWIQGRSDDVLNIAGHRVGTSEVESAFVSHPAVAECAVIGKSDPIKGHVIKSFVILKEGYTLNTNLIEDLQKHVRYELGPVAVLGEIKQVDQLPKTRSGKIMRRILRAQEEGEDLGDTSTLED, from the coding sequence ATGGTGAAAGATACTTCAGTCCTTCTGGAAGAAAAAAGAGTTTTTAAAGCTAACTACAGGATAGTTGAAGAAGCACATGTTAAAAATTGGGAGGCTGAAATTGAAAAGGGTAAAGACCCAGTAAGCTACTGGGCAGAAAAAGCTGAACAATTTGAATGGTTTAAAAAATGGGATAAAGTCCTGGATGAAAGCAAGAAACCATTCTATAAATGGTTCACTAAGGGTAAAATTAACTTATCTTACAATGCAGTAGATAGATGGGTATCCTCTGATAAAAGAAACCAGGTTGCTGTATTATATGCCAATGAACACGGCGAAGAGCGAAAACTCACTTACTATGAACTTTACCGTGAAGTAAATAAAATGGCAAATGCCTTAAAAAATTTAGGTGTTAAAAAAGGGGATACCGTTTCCATGTATCTACCCATGTGTACTGAGCTTTTAGTATCCATGTTGGCTTGTACACGTATCGGTGCCGTGCACAGTGTTGTTTATTCTGGACTCAGTGTCGGGGCCTTTGTTGAGAGGATGAATGATGCTAATGCTAAAGTCCTTATAACCGCTGATGGTACTTACAGACGAGGAAAGATAATAGATCTTAAAAAAATTGCTGACGAAGCACTTCTGCAATGTCCTACCATTGAAACTGTGGTTGTCGTAAAACACACGGGAAATCCTATAAAAATATCTGAATTAAGTGGTCGTGAAATATTCTATGAAACACTAATTGATGGAGAATCTGACGATTGTCCTGTAGAAGAAATGGACGCAGAAGACCCATTATTCATTTTATATACATCTGGAAGTACTGGAAAACCAAAAGGAGTGCTGCACACTACAGCAGGATATATGGTGGGTGTGGCTACTACATTAAAAAATATTTTCGATATCCATAATGGAGATTTATGGTGGTGTACTGGCGATGTGGGATGGATTACTGGACACAGCTACTCTATTTACGGCCCATTACTTTTAGGAACCACCACTCTTATCTACGAAGGAGCGCCAGATTATCCAGACCCCGGAGCATGGTGGAATATTGTAGAAAAATATGGTGTAACGAAATTTTACACAGCACCTACAGCCATAAGACATCTTATGAGGTATGGTAGTAAATATCCAAATCTTTACAACCTCTCTTCACTCAAGATAATGGGTAGTGTAGGGGAACCCATGAACCCTGAAGCATGGATGTGGTTGTACAATAAGGTGGGCAAAACCAAAATTCCAATTATGGATACTTGGTGGCAGACCGAAACAGGAATGCATATGATTTCTCCACTACCTATTTCCCCACTAAAACCAGGCACGCCTACTCTACCCATTCCGGGCGTAGATGCAGATGTGGTGGATGAAAATGGGAATTCTGTACCGCTAGGAAAAGGAGGATATCTGGTAATTAAAAAACCATGGCCGGCTATGTTTAGAACCCTTTATAAAGACGAAGAAAGGTTTGTAGATTCATACTGGAAAGAGATACCAGGTGGTGTTTACAATGCAGGAGATATTGCTCGTAAAGATGAAGACGGATACATCTGGATCCAAGGCCGTTCCGATGATGTATTGAATATTGCAGGACACCGCGTTGGTACATCTGAAGTTGAATCTGCTTTCGTATCACACCCCGCAGTAGCCGAATGCGCAGTTATTGGAAAATCCGATCCTATTAAAGGCCATGTTATTAAATCTTTCGTTATTTTAAAAGAAGGTTATACTCTAAATACAAACCTAATCGAAGACCTCCAAAAGCACGTGCGTTACGAATTAGGACCTGTAGCAGTTCTTGGAGAAATAAAACAGGTAGATCAACTACCTAAAACAAGAAGTGGTAAAATAATGCGTAGAATTCTGCGAGCACAGGAAGAAGGAGAAGATCTAGGAGATACATCCACCCTAGAAGACTAA
- a CDS encoding alpha/beta fold hydrolase, with the protein MVLNSTNSYNVTDNDDFITFTPHTNKSTTGIIFYPGAKVQAESYSIIASTLAKNGYMVVIVKMPFNLAFFGVNKADEVMTQHEEIKSWVMMGHSLGGVFASEYALSHQNVVKGVVYLAAYPSSNASNATFNGLSIRGSLDALTTSQDILNNKDKFPTNTTFITINGGNHYNFGDYGVQEGDNNSTITRQGQQNLTVDYILEFIQNL; encoded by the coding sequence ATGGTCCTTAATTCCACAAATTCATATAATGTAACAGATAATGACGATTTTATTACATTTACTCCTCATACCAATAAAAGCACAACTGGAATTATATTTTACCCCGGGGCTAAAGTACAGGCAGAATCTTATTCAATTATAGCCTCTACCCTGGCAAAAAATGGTTATATGGTGGTTATAGTTAAAATGCCATTTAATCTAGCATTTTTTGGCGTCAATAAAGCAGATGAGGTTATGACTCAACATGAAGAAATCAAATCATGGGTGATGATGGGCCATTCATTAGGGGGTGTTTTTGCATCAGAATATGCTTTAAGTCATCAAAATGTTGTTAAGGGTGTTGTTTACCTTGCAGCGTATCCTTCATCTAATGCTTCCAATGCTACATTTAATGGATTATCCATCAGGGGATCTCTTGATGCTCTTACTACCAGTCAAGACATCTTAAATAATAAAGATAAATTCCCTACCAATACCACTTTTATCACCATAAATGGGGGTAATCATTATAACTTCGGCGATTATGGGGTTCAAGAAGGGGATAATAATAGCACAATCACCAGACAAGGGCAACAAAATCTAACTGTGGATTATATATTGGAGTTTATCCAGAATCTTTAG
- a CDS encoding MIP/aquaporin family protein: MFSLAKRATAEFIGTFMLVFFGAGAAAITLMISAGQVSPNPFNIGIGVLGGFADWLAIGLAFGIPITACIYTFGRISGCHINPAVTIALWSIKKFPSRDVIPYIAAQVAGAALASFLFAASVGMNAVTMGGLGATAPFPGIGYFQAILVEAIGTFLLMITIMGVAVDRKATPGFAGLIIGLTVAGIITTLGNITGSSLNPARTFGPYLGNLLLAGNNLWGYYPIYVIGPVLGAILAAVLYKYLTDDLTA; the protein is encoded by the coding sequence ATGTTTTCGTTAGCCAAAAGAGCCACTGCAGAATTCATAGGGACTTTTATGCTGGTTTTCTTCGGTGCCGGGGCAGCAGCTATAACTCTCATGATCAGTGCAGGACAAGTATCCCCTAATCCATTTAATATAGGTATTGGGGTTTTAGGAGGTTTTGCAGACTGGTTAGCTATAGGTCTTGCTTTCGGTATACCTATAACTGCTTGTATCTATACTTTTGGCCGAATATCCGGGTGTCATATTAATCCTGCAGTAACCATTGCTTTATGGTCAATAAAAAAATTTCCATCTAGGGATGTAATTCCCTATATTGCAGCACAGGTTGCTGGCGCAGCACTGGCCAGTTTTCTATTTGCAGCTTCAGTAGGTATGAATGCAGTAACTATGGGTGGACTGGGCGCTACAGCACCGTTTCCAGGAATTGGTTACTTTCAGGCAATTCTTGTAGAGGCTATAGGAACCTTTCTTCTCATGATAACTATTATGGGCGTTGCAGTGGATAGAAAAGCAACACCAGGATTCGCTGGACTTATTATTGGTTTAACTGTGGCGGGTATCATTACAACCCTGGGTAATATCACAGGATCTTCATTAAATCCTGCTAGAACATTTGGCCCCTATTTAGGGAATTTATTATTAGCCGGAAATAATCTTTGGGGTTATTATCCCATATATGTTATAGGACCTGTGCTGGGAGCTATTTTAGCAGCGGTTTTGTACAAATATTTGACTGATGATCTCACTGCATGA